From Coccinella septempunctata chromosome 4, icCocSept1.1, whole genome shotgun sequence, a single genomic window includes:
- the LOC123312155 gene encoding geranylgeranyl transferase type-2 subunit beta, translating into MNTFVIKDVELKENIPTTILFSKHVEFLTDYGQQKDTYEATMTDYLKMSGMYWCLTALKLIKSSPFPKKEVIEFIKSCQDPDCGGISASIDHDPHLLYTLSAVQILCLYDSLDEIDIEGVIKYVVSLQQSDGSFAGDKWGEIDTRFSFCAVATLSLLKKLDAIDIEKAVEFVGSCMNFDGGFGSRPYSESHAGLIYCCIGFLSIVGRLDIVKQDNLAWWLCERQLPSGGLNGRPEKLPDVCYSWWVLSSLAILGRLHWIDQNALKKYILACQDVESGGFADRPGDMPDPYHTLFGLAALSLLGQDSIEKVNAVFCMPQSVIDKLQIKTQMLK; encoded by the exons ATGAATACATTCGTAATTAAGGACGTAGAATTAAAAGAAAATATACCCACAACAATACTTTTCTCAAAACATGTGGAATTCCTTACGGATTATGGACAACAAAAAGATACTTACGAAGCTACCATGACTGATTATTTGAAAATGTCGGGCATGTATTGGTGTCTCACAGCCTTAAAATTGATAAAATCGTCACCTTTTCCGAAGAAGGAAGTGATAGAATTCATAAAAAGTTGTCAAGATCCAGATTGTGGTGGAATAAGCGCAAGTATTGACCATGATCCTCATTTACTATACACCTTGAGTGCCGTGCAAATACTATGTTTGTATGATAGTTTGGATGAAATAGATATTGAAGGAGTTATCAAATACGTTGTTTCATTGCAACAGTCCGATGGTAGTTTTGCAG GGGATAAATGGGGAGAAATTGATACAAGGTTTTCATTTTGTGCAGTAGCAACTCTATCTCTGCTCAAGAAATTGGACGCTATTGATATTGAGAAAGCTGTGGAGTTTGTTGGGTCTTGTATGAACTTCGATGGAGGATTTGGCTCAAGACCTTATTCAGAAAGTCATGCTGGACTCATTTATTGCTGTATTGGATTTTTATCTATTGTAGGAAGATTGGACATAGTCAAACAAGATAATTTAGCCTGGTGGCTATGTGAAAGACAGTTGCCTTCAGGTGGTCTAAATGGTAGACCTGAGAAATTACCTGATGTCTGTTACTCTTGGTGGGTGTTATCCTCATTAGCTATTTTAGGTAGACTACATTGGATTGATCAAAATGCACTCAAGAAATATATACTAGCTTGTCAAGATGTTGAAAGTGGAGGATTTGCAGATAGGCCAGGAGATATGCCGGATCCTTACCATACACTTTTCGGACTTGCAGCTTTATCCCTTCTAGGACAAGATTCAATTGAAAAGGTGAATGCAGTTTTCTGTATGCCTCAGTCAGTTATAGATAAACTGCAGATAAAAACTCAAATgttgaaatga